The Cloeon dipterum chromosome X, ieCloDipt1.1, whole genome shotgun sequence genome includes a window with the following:
- the LOC135946741 gene encoding uncharacterized protein LOC135946741, whose translation MLKFAVIFCLIVAVAVQAEPKKKEKEGKSRGGGPPEGGPEGKQKMEAMRKAFDAEPRACNPMFLINAKDCANVPVVFSKEVFGKCGGHGKKDRRRKTRDAGTNGGPGSSEEGKDRGKGHSPLCVAECALNSTNHLDSDGNINLAAVKASYAQQTANSPEWAKIAEDAITACMDNVTNQPPIYADSSASNTDKCSDKPIRFITCIQRQFVLNAPPGEQVATTPSSQPKLGPPLPTCEERKTKLQNCDPNFIIQLPKGKNGKLEQGGNGVNGRMKKRGSKRTNPGGKRRKSESKQIPNV comes from the exons GCGGAGCcgaagaaaaaggaaaaagaaggAAAGAGCAGAGGAGGAGGCCCACCTGAAGGGGGACCTGAAGGCAAACAAAAGATGGAAGCCATGAGGAAAGCTTTCGATGCTGAACCCCGTGCCTGCAACCCTATGTTCTTGATC AATGCAAAGGACTGCGCCAACGTCCCGGTCGTTTTCTCGAAAGAGGTGTTCGGCAAGTGTGGAGGTCATGGAAAAAAGGACAGACGTCGCAAAACCAGAGATGCTGGTACCAATGGTGGTCCTGGAAGCAGCGAGGAAG GTAAAGATCGCGGAAAAGGACACAGTCCATTG TGCGTTGCTGAGTGCGCTCTCAACAGTACCAATCAC CTCGACTCTGACGGAAACATCAATCTTGCGGCCGTCAAAGCTAGCTATGCCCAGCAGACAGCCAACTCGCCTGAATGGGCCAAAATTGCAGAGGACGCCATCACAGCTTGCATGGACA ATGTAACGAATCAACCACCTATTTACGCCGACTCAAGCGCAAGCAACACTGACAAGTGCAGTGACAAGCCTATTCGTTTCATCACTTGCATCCAGAGGCAGTTTGTCCTG AATGCTCCACCAGGCGAGCAGGTAGCTACTACTCCATCAAGCCAGCCAAAACTAGGACCACCACTGCCGACCTGCGAAGAGAGGAAgacaaaactgcaaaattgCGACCCGAACTTCATCATCCAGTTGCCTAAGGGAAAGAACGGCAAGCTGGAGCAAGGTGGAAATGGTGTAAATGGTAGAATGAAGAAACGCGGCAGTAAAAGGACAAATCCAGGAGGCAAAAGGAGGAAATCAGAATCCAAACAAATCCCAAATGTTTGA